The Porphyrobacter sp. LM 6 sequence GGATCACGCATGCGACTCCGGCCAGCGTCTATTCGCGCAGCGCTGACCGCGACTGGGAAAGCGACACCAACATTCCCGCAGCGCAAGCGGGTCAGGGCTGCAAAGACATCGCGCTGCAACTCTCCGAGGCGAAGTTCGATGTGGCGCTCGGTGGCGGCACGGCGATGTTCTACGGCAAGAACGGGGGCGGGCGGCGCGCTGATGCGGCGGCGGATCTGCCCGCTCAATGGGCCGCGACAAATGGCGGCGTGGTGGTGAAGGACGCAGCCGGTCTCGCCGCCGCGCCGATGGACAAGCCGGTGTTCGGCCTGTTCAACCCCAGCCACATGACCTTCATGGCCGATCGCAAGCCCGATTCGCCCGAACCGACCCTGACCGCCATGACCGCGCAGGCCATCGCCCGGCTCAAGGCCGATCCGGACGGCTATTACCTGATGGTCGAAGGCGGACGTATCGATCACGCACATCACGCCGGGCAGGCGGGTTATGCGCTGGAAGAGGCGGTGGAGTTTGCCCGCGCGGTGCAATGGGCGGTCGATCATACCAATCCCAAAGACACCCTGATCATGGTGACCGCCGATCACAGCCACGTGTTCACGATCGCGGGCTATCCCAAGCGGGGCAACGATATCCTCGGGCTGGTGGTGCCACCTGCGGGAACGGGCGAAGATGGCGGGGACGGCCAGTCTCCTCTCACAGCGATTGACGGCAAGCCATACACCACGCTCGGTTACGCCAACGGTCCGGGCGGCATCTATGTCGACGAGGACGGAGATGGCGAGCACGCCCGACCGGTTCCGCAGACCGGGTTGGGCGCGCGCCAACAGGCGCTGGTGCCGCTCGGCGCAGAAACCCACGGCGGCGAGGATGTCGCCCTGTTCGCCACCGGCCCGGGCGCAGCACGCGCGCGCGGCGTGATCGAGCAGAACGTGATCTACTCGATCATCCGCAAGGCCTTCGGCTGGGAAAGGTGATTTGGTTTCGCCATTCCCGAGCCTGATGGCGGCTTTGTAGAACGCCCGTCCGCTGGTTCAGGCATCGCCGAAAAGTGCTTCGACCGAGAACCGGCGCGCAGCGCACTCAATGTGCGTGAGCACCGGAAGCGCAGGGCGGAGCGCTTTGCAGGCCTGCATGAACCGGCTGGACATCAAAAAACCCTCGACCCGGGGGCGATGGGTCGAGGGTTCCATGGAGCGTTCGTCACGCTTTGTGCAAGACAGGCCCTTTTCGAAGGGTGGGCAACAGGGGGGAAACCTCCCTTCGGCCCGTCTTGTTGCGAATGATTATCCGATTGCGCCTTTCAGCCACATGAACGAAGCGGAAATTCTGTCGCTTTCATACAACCGTTCGCCGCTGTCCGGTTCATCCCGGACGACGAACCGAGCGTCGCGGGTCGCGGAAATTGAACGTGCTGTCGGGGACGCTCACGCCGTAGCGCTGATTCGACAATTCCACCCGCGTGCGGTTGTTCTGCGCGTCGAGCGCGACCCAGTGGGTCAGCTGCAGCCCGCCGGGCGCCGAAGCGTTCTTGACGAAGATCAGGTTGATCATCCCGAATTCGGGCTTCTTGGGATCGCGCACTTCGACGCTGAACACGTTCGGATTGCCGGTCGGAATCAGCTTGCCATAGCGCTTCACGTCGCGGTCGGGATCGAACAGCGCGCCCAGCGGCGAATTGCCGATCGGCCAGCGTTCGACCTGGTTGACCTCGTAATCGATGACGTAGAGCGACTTGCCGTTCGAGATGACGAGGAAGTCGGCGTCCTTGCCGTAATCGAAGCGGATCTTGCCCGGACGCTTGAGCGTCATGACGCCGCGCACGGTGTTGCCCATGCGGTCGGTCTGGGTGAAATCGGCGCGCATCGTGCCGATCGATCGCAGCGCGCCGACCACGCGATCAAGATCGCCGGTGGTGGTCTGGGCAGCGAGCGGGGGGGCGAGTTCGGCCGGTGCGCCGGGCGCAAGGCCAAGCGCGAAGGCGCCGGCCCCGAGGCCGAGCAGCAGTGCGCGTGCGGTGTTCTGGATCGTGATCATGCCGTGCCGGTTAAGGCCGCTGGCTTGAACTGTCGATGAATCTTTGCGCCTGCCGTTGTTCAGCGGGCGCGCAGGCCCAAGACCTTACTTGATCTTGGCTTCCTTGAACTCGACGTGCTTGCGCGCGACGGGGTCATACTTGCGGAAGCTCATCTTCTCGGTGATGTTGCGCGGGTTCTTCTTGGTCACGTAGAAGAAGCCGGTGCCCTCGCTCGAGACGAGGCGGATCTTGACGGTGGTGGGCTTCGCCATGGCGGTATCCTGTCAAATGGGTCGGCCCGGTCAGACGCAGCTTTCGGGCATAAAAAGCAAATAGCGGCGCGCCCGGAAGGCCCGGCACACCGCCACACGGACGCGCCATTCGCCGATTCACGGGGAAAAGTCAAGGCGGCTTACCAGTCGGAGGCTCTGGGCTTCCCGCGATTGGCCTTTACCGCGCCGCGCACCTTCTTGACCTTCAGCCGTTCGGTCTTGCCCACGCGGTTGAGCCGGGTCTTGGCGCGGCGTTTGGGCTGGGTCTGCGCCTCTTCCAGCAGCGCGGTCAGCTTGGCGCGGGCATCCTGACGGTTGGCCTCCTGCGTGCGGTGCGCCTTCGAGGTGATGATGAGATCGCCGTTCCCCGCCAGCTTCGATCCAGCCAGCGACCGCAAACGCGTAAACACCGGCGGCTCGAGGCGCAGGGCGTAGATATTGACCCGCAGCTCGACTTCGGTCGCGACCTTGTTGGCATTCTGGCCGCCCGGGCCTGATCCTGCGAGGAAGCTCTCGGTGGCAAGGCGCAAGGCGCGCGAGGTCAGAGGTTCCTCGTCATCCATCCTTCGCCCCGAGCGCAAGGAAGTCCGCCGGCAGGGGAGCGCGCGCTTCGATCGCGGGTTTGCCGGGGCGGGTGACGGTCAGGCTCTCGGCATGGAGCATCGTCCGCTTCGCGCCCGGCGCGTTGCCGGTGCCATAGACTGGGTCGCCCAGCAAAGGCGCACCAAGGCCCTTCAATGCATGGACGCGCAACTGATGCGTGCGCCCCGTTTCGGGGCGGAATCGGATCAGGCTGTGCGGGCCGAGTTCCTCGACCAGTTCCCAGTGCGAGACGGCGGGCTTGCCCTTCTTCGCCGCAATCATCCGCCAGCCTTTCTCGGCCGAACTGATCTTGGCGAG is a genomic window containing:
- a CDS encoding RluA family pseudouridine synthase, whose amino-acid sequence is MADIKILYEDGEALVIDKPSGMALDRPRKGGICLEDHLERLKLGFQRPPVAVHRLDTDTSGCLLLARNPKALARFNRAFEERAVAKTYLAILAGHPPDTSGTIELSLAKISSAEKGWRMIAAKKGKPAVSHWELVEELGPHSLIRFRPETGRTHQLRVHALKGLGAPLLGDPVYGTGNAPGAKRTMLHAESLTVTRPGKPAIEARAPLPADFLALGAKDG
- the arfB gene encoding alternative ribosome rescue aminoacyl-tRNA hydrolase ArfB, which codes for MDDEEPLTSRALRLATESFLAGSGPGGQNANKVATEVELRVNIYALRLEPPVFTRLRSLAGSKLAGNGDLIITSKAHRTQEANRQDARAKLTALLEEAQTQPKRRAKTRLNRVGKTERLKVKKVRGAVKANRGKPRASDW
- a CDS encoding alkaline phosphatase; translated protein: MTRTILAALLLASSTATPVLAKEHRHAPPPEPKAKNVILFIGDGMGISTITAARIYDGQKRGETGEENQLSFEKFPNVALMKTYNTNAQVPDSAGTATAMHSGVKTRIGVLGIGPDAEKGVCRDALAHPLPLLGEEAKARGLALGIVTTTRITHATPASVYSRSADRDWESDTNIPAAQAGQGCKDIALQLSEAKFDVALGGGTAMFYGKNGGGRRADAAADLPAQWAATNGGVVVKDAAGLAAAPMDKPVFGLFNPSHMTFMADRKPDSPEPTLTAMTAQAIARLKADPDGYYLMVEGGRIDHAHHAGQAGYALEEAVEFARAVQWAVDHTNPKDTLIMVTADHSHVFTIAGYPKRGNDILGLVVPPAGTGEDGGDGQSPLTAIDGKPYTTLGYANGPGGIYVDEDGDGEHARPVPQTGLGARQQALVPLGAETHGGEDVALFATGPGAARARGVIEQNVIYSIIRKAFGWER
- the rpmG gene encoding 50S ribosomal protein L33; translated protein: MAKPTTVKIRLVSSEGTGFFYVTKKNPRNITEKMSFRKYDPVARKHVEFKEAKIK
- a CDS encoding LolA family protein; protein product: MITIQNTARALLLGLGAGAFALGLAPGAPAELAPPLAAQTTTGDLDRVVGALRSIGTMRADFTQTDRMGNTVRGVMTLKRPGKIRFDYGKDADFLVISNGKSLYVIDYEVNQVERWPIGNSPLGALFDPDRDVKRYGKLIPTGNPNVFSVEVRDPKKPEFGMINLIFVKNASAPGGLQLTHWVALDAQNNRTRVELSNQRYGVSVPDSTFNFRDPRRSVRRPG